One genomic segment of Pseudomonas fortuita includes these proteins:
- the araD1 gene encoding AraD1 family protein has translation MRLIQFETAPAQRHVGVVEGDLIQVVRHTTHLRELALAAIRNQRSLAAEVLERGLDSTDQRYSDALNECRVLPPLDHEDPAHCLISGTGLTHLGSASTRDKMHQQKIDDGAALTDTARMFQWGIEGGRPPAGSAGAQPEWFYKGDGSIVVRPGQALQPPAFAEDAGEEPELAGLYVIGDDGLPYRLGFAIGNEFSDHVMERRSYLYLAHSKLRNCSFGPELRVGELPRHLQGTSRILRGDQVIWEKDFLSGEDNMCHSLENLEYHHFKYSQFLRPGDVHVHFFGTATLSFADQVKAVEGDVFEISLAEFGAPLRNGISETPAAISPGAVKTL, from the coding sequence ATGCGCCTGATCCAATTTGAAACTGCACCCGCCCAGCGCCATGTCGGCGTAGTGGAAGGCGACCTGATTCAGGTTGTACGCCACACCACGCATCTGCGAGAACTGGCCCTCGCTGCCATCCGCAACCAGCGCAGCCTCGCCGCTGAAGTGCTCGAACGCGGTCTGGACAGCACCGACCAGCGCTACAGCGATGCCTTGAACGAATGCCGGGTCCTTCCACCGCTCGACCACGAAGACCCGGCACACTGTCTGATCAGCGGAACCGGGCTCACGCACCTGGGCAGTGCCTCCACCCGCGACAAGATGCACCAACAAAAAATCGATGACGGGGCGGCGCTCACCGACACCGCGCGCATGTTCCAGTGGGGCATTGAAGGTGGCCGTCCCCCCGCAGGTAGCGCCGGTGCGCAGCCAGAGTGGTTCTACAAGGGCGATGGCTCGATCGTCGTCCGCCCAGGGCAAGCCTTGCAGCCCCCCGCCTTTGCCGAGGATGCTGGTGAAGAACCGGAACTGGCTGGCCTGTATGTGATCGGTGATGATGGCCTGCCCTACCGGCTGGGCTTTGCCATCGGCAACGAGTTTTCCGACCACGTGATGGAGCGGCGCAGCTACCTGTACCTGGCACATTCCAAGCTGCGTAATTGCTCATTCGGCCCCGAACTGCGTGTCGGCGAGTTGCCACGCCATCTGCAGGGCACCAGCCGGATACTGCGCGGTGACCAGGTGATCTGGGAAAAGGATTTCCTCAGCGGTGAGGACAACATGTGCCACTCGTTGGAGAATCTCGAGTACCACCATTTCAAGTACAGCCAGTTTTTGCGCCCCGGTGATGTGCACGTCCACTTCTTCGGTACTGCAACGCTGTCGTTTGCCGACCAGGTCAAGGCCGTTGAGGGCGATGTGTTCGAAATCAGCCTGGCGGAGTTCGGCGCCCCACTGCGAAACGGCATCAGCGAGACGCCTGCGGCCATCTCACCCGGCGCGGTGAAGACGCTCTGA
- a CDS encoding LysR family transcriptional regulator, whose amino-acid sequence MLPSLSSMASRLRLRQLRLLISLDELGSIHKAAEAMSITQPGATKALNEIESTLGAVLFERTSKGLEANDLGRCVVRYARLIGNDLAHLREEMLGILQGHGGRLSVGTIMGAVPIMVEGLARLRENQPDLSVSVVEDTSDRLLNLLDQGRVDVVICRTSVSPRPTAYESRVKHQEQLVLVANPAHPLAACAALTLEQLAHSRWVVFPVNMPMRLTLEREFREAGLSFPQYPIETSSTFTTLSMLMQDRDLLAVMPWDVARMALDHGMLVRLPLQLKSRSEPYEVVTRVGVELSKPAQVLVDILMDQTPSSAREAQ is encoded by the coding sequence ATGCTGCCATCATTAAGCTCCATGGCTTCGCGCCTTCGTTTACGCCAACTGCGCCTTTTGATCAGCCTTGACGAACTGGGCTCGATACACAAAGCCGCAGAGGCGATGTCGATCACCCAGCCTGGCGCCACCAAGGCGCTTAATGAAATTGAGTCTACCCTTGGCGCAGTACTGTTCGAGCGGACCAGCAAAGGGCTCGAAGCCAATGACCTGGGCCGCTGTGTGGTGCGTTATGCGCGCTTGATTGGCAATGACCTTGCGCATCTGCGTGAAGAGATGCTGGGCATTCTCCAAGGACATGGGGGACGTTTGTCGGTGGGCACCATCATGGGCGCCGTGCCGATCATGGTGGAAGGCCTGGCACGTTTGCGCGAGAACCAACCGGACCTATCGGTATCGGTGGTAGAGGACACCAGTGACCGCTTGCTCAACCTGCTCGACCAAGGCCGTGTGGATGTGGTGATTTGCCGAACCAGCGTCAGCCCGAGACCTACAGCCTATGAAAGCCGCGTTAAACATCAGGAGCAGTTGGTGCTGGTGGCAAACCCGGCGCATCCGCTGGCAGCCTGCGCAGCGTTGACGCTTGAGCAATTGGCGCACTCGCGCTGGGTGGTGTTCCCGGTAAACATGCCCATGCGGCTTACCCTCGAGCGTGAGTTTCGCGAGGCCGGCTTGAGCTTTCCGCAGTACCCCATTGAAACCTCATCGACTTTCACGACGCTATCGATGCTTATGCAAGATCGCGATCTGCTCGCGGTGATGCCGTGGGATGTCGCCAGGATGGCCCTGGACCACGGCATGCTGGTGCGTTTGCCGCTGCAACTCAAGTCGCGCAGCGAGCCCTACGAGGTGGTGACACGGGTTGGTGTCGAGCTGAGCAAGCCTGCGCAGGTGCTCGTAGACATTTTGATGGACCAAACCCCTTCGAGTGCCCGCGAGGCCCAATGA
- a CDS encoding LysR family transcriptional regulator has translation MELRHLRAFVCAATFQHFSKAAEQLEIAQPALSQLIKTLESELGVALFRRANRGVELTAAGAAFLPHAKDALYSSDLAVAAARRARRGEIGEITIGYHSALLEANLPQLMRHYFGAYPEVKVTLLDARIQAQFDLLLEGKIDIGFARIFKDHLPDRLRTHCFSLSRLVLLTPDNHALARDFNGDLASLRQEKFIFLEDPAGIGLTSHILQLCRQYQLHPANIMYVPSLMSIPGLIAAGIGISILPETLTQLSMPGIRTLQLKQPDMQSELSLITRVDERSRAVMHFLEEAGNWLK, from the coding sequence ATGGAGCTACGTCATCTACGTGCGTTTGTCTGCGCCGCAACATTCCAGCATTTCAGCAAGGCCGCGGAGCAGCTTGAGATCGCCCAGCCGGCCCTGAGTCAGCTGATCAAAACCCTGGAGAGCGAATTGGGGGTAGCGCTGTTTCGACGTGCCAACCGCGGGGTGGAACTGACTGCTGCCGGCGCAGCGTTCCTACCCCACGCCAAGGATGCGCTCTATTCCAGTGACCTGGCGGTAGCCGCTGCTCGGCGGGCTAGGCGGGGGGAAATTGGAGAGATCACGATCGGTTACCACTCGGCGTTGCTCGAAGCTAACCTCCCTCAACTGATGCGGCATTACTTCGGCGCCTATCCCGAGGTTAAGGTAACGTTGCTGGATGCGCGGATTCAGGCCCAATTCGATTTATTGCTTGAAGGGAAAATCGATATCGGCTTTGCCCGTATCTTCAAAGACCATTTGCCCGACCGACTACGCACCCACTGTTTCAGCCTCTCCAGGTTAGTCCTTCTAACCCCGGACAACCATGCGCTGGCGCGGGATTTCAACGGCGATCTGGCATCCCTTCGGCAAGAGAAGTTCATCTTTCTGGAAGACCCGGCGGGGATCGGCCTCACCTCGCACATCTTGCAATTATGCCGGCAGTACCAGCTGCATCCCGCCAACATCATGTACGTACCGTCGCTGATGAGTATTCCCGGCCTGATAGCCGCCGGCATCGGGATTAGCATCCTCCCGGAAACCCTTACGCAGCTGAGCATGCCGGGCATCCGTACGCTTCAGCTGAAACAGCCAGACATGCAGAGCGAATTGTCGCTCATTACACGCGTGGACGAGCGCTCGCGAGCTGTCATGCACTTTTTAGAAGAGGCGGGAAATTGGCTGAAATGA
- a CDS encoding MFS transporter, whose translation MKTTEPSVADSQMSKKAVTAATIGTALEWFDFTLYGAVSATVLPKLFFPAMEPTSGLLASLATFGVGLAARPLGAITCGYLGDKLGRRNLMLATVTLMGLASVLMGLLPTYAQVGIWAPIMLVILRILQGFALGGESTGAQLMALEHARPDRRGRYSGFLGLCSPMSQILANGALLGLAGFLSAEQFESFGWRIPFLLSFVLVVVAIFIRLKVSETPAFVALKQDETPHVGSPLKDVLRIHSRTILRLMFFFCSPAALFYLIVIFTLSYLVKQLGMPQSMGFMSLMVANVCAIFGALAGGYLSDRWGRKKALAFGSCMTLGILLVYFPMLNTQQPAMIMAAMGLFLGFTQFQSGIQPVAFAEAFPTNVRYTGSALAYTGANLLIGGPMPILAVWLMSQTGNSPWLLVAICAAINLVSLAMILIGPETRGIDLSKSEPAENVTFSNSPQYLK comes from the coding sequence ATGAAAACTACAGAGCCCTCTGTTGCAGACAGTCAGATGTCAAAAAAGGCGGTGACAGCCGCCACCATTGGTACAGCGTTGGAGTGGTTCGATTTCACCCTGTACGGTGCTGTTTCCGCGACCGTGCTACCGAAACTGTTCTTTCCCGCAATGGAGCCGACTTCAGGGCTGCTCGCTTCCTTGGCGACCTTCGGCGTAGGTCTGGCAGCGCGGCCATTAGGGGCGATCACATGTGGTTACCTCGGTGACAAACTCGGGCGCCGCAACCTCATGCTCGCGACAGTGACGCTGATGGGCTTGGCTTCGGTGTTGATGGGGCTGCTGCCGACCTACGCACAGGTGGGCATCTGGGCGCCCATCATGTTGGTGATTTTGCGAATCCTTCAGGGTTTTGCTTTGGGTGGGGAGTCCACGGGCGCCCAGCTGATGGCGTTGGAGCATGCACGGCCAGACCGACGTGGACGTTATTCTGGGTTTCTGGGCCTTTGTTCACCAATGAGCCAAATCTTGGCAAACGGCGCGTTGTTAGGGCTGGCGGGATTCCTGAGCGCAGAACAATTTGAGTCTTTCGGTTGGCGGATTCCCTTCCTCTTGAGCTTCGTGCTCGTGGTGGTGGCGATCTTCATTCGGCTCAAGGTCAGCGAGACACCAGCCTTTGTCGCTTTGAAGCAGGACGAAACACCCCACGTTGGAAGCCCTTTGAAAGATGTGCTGAGGATCCATTCTCGTACCATCTTGCGGCTGATGTTCTTTTTCTGCTCACCCGCTGCTCTGTTTTACCTGATCGTGATTTTCACACTCAGCTACCTGGTCAAGCAACTCGGTATGCCGCAGTCCATGGGGTTCATGTCCCTGATGGTGGCTAACGTCTGCGCGATTTTTGGCGCGCTGGCTGGCGGGTACCTCAGTGACCGGTGGGGACGCAAGAAAGCGCTCGCCTTCGGCTCATGCATGACCCTCGGGATTCTGCTGGTGTACTTCCCAATGCTGAACACGCAGCAACCCGCCATGATCATGGCCGCCATGGGACTGTTCCTTGGATTCACCCAGTTCCAGAGCGGGATCCAACCCGTTGCATTCGCCGAAGCATTCCCCACCAACGTGCGCTACACCGGCTCGGCCCTGGCTTATACCGGCGCCAACCTGCTGATTGGCGGCCCGATGCCTATCCTCGCCGTGTGGCTGATGAGTCAGACCGGCAATTCGCCATGGTTGCTCGTCGCGATATGCGCTGCGATCAACCTGGTGTCGCTTGCGATGATCCTGATAGGGCCAGAAACCCGCGGAATCGATCTCAGCAAGTCCGAACCAGCAGAGAACGTAACCTTCAGCAACTCCCCTCAATACCTCAAGTGA
- the aroQ gene encoding type II 3-dehydroquinate dehydratase, producing MSRAVFVLNGPNLNMLGRREPEIYGTTTLQQVQQSCEQLANELDLVCEFRQTNSEAVMVDWIQEAFDKNAAVIINPAGLSFNSIPVLDALKLIKAPLVEVHISNIHARDELHRHSIMSTVANGVIAGLGVEGYLLALRAVCTRLSERWPTSLAASASR from the coding sequence ATGAGTCGCGCAGTTTTTGTCCTGAATGGCCCCAACCTGAACATGTTGGGTCGCCGCGAGCCGGAAATTTACGGCACAACGACCCTGCAGCAGGTTCAGCAAAGCTGTGAGCAGCTTGCAAACGAGCTGGATCTGGTTTGCGAGTTTCGTCAAACGAACAGCGAAGCGGTGATGGTTGACTGGATCCAGGAGGCATTCGACAAGAACGCCGCAGTGATCATCAATCCGGCTGGCCTTTCGTTTAATTCAATCCCGGTGCTCGATGCGCTGAAATTGATCAAGGCGCCACTGGTGGAAGTCCACATTTCGAACATTCATGCCCGCGATGAGCTCCATCGACACTCGATCATGTCCACCGTGGCTAATGGCGTGATTGCAGGATTGGGGGTGGAGGGATATCTGCTGGCGCTTAGAGCAGTGTGTACACGGCTATCCGAACGATGGCCAACAAGCCTTGCTGCCTCGGCCTCGCGCTGA
- a CDS encoding c-type cytochrome, producing the protein MRKTLLIAATAFMIASAQAGQEPEAVFAKTCAMCHNGQLPNAPKKGDVAAWQPRLAQGQDVLLKNVVNGLSVMPPRGLCSDCSDEDLAATIGWMSR; encoded by the coding sequence ATGAGAAAAACACTGCTGATTGCCGCTACAGCCTTCATGATTGCTTCTGCCCAGGCAGGCCAAGAGCCTGAGGCCGTATTCGCGAAAACCTGCGCCATGTGCCACAACGGTCAACTCCCCAACGCGCCTAAGAAAGGTGATGTCGCTGCATGGCAACCACGCCTGGCTCAAGGGCAAGACGTACTGCTCAAAAACGTAGTGAATGGATTGAGTGTCATGCCACCACGTGGACTCTGCAGTGACTGTAGCGACGAAGACCTCGCGGCTACGATAGGCTGGATGTCCCGCTGA
- the gloB gene encoding hydroxyacylglutathione hydrolase, protein MTTIADNRLEICAITAFTDNYIWLLLDHSNQACAVVDPGDAGPVQAWLAEHPGWALTDVLITHHHSDHVGGVEKLKSAFDLRVHGPANEPIPARDRPLKDGDSIQVLGRTIRVIGVPGHTCGHLAYHLVDEDVLFSGDTLFSAGCGRLFEGTPLQMLTSLERLAVLPEQTRVYCAHEYTLSNLPFALAVDPGNQQIAERLAEVSEIRNRGQCTLPTYISVERAINPFLRVREAKIVEVVQRQAGLAITTAEECFAAMRKWKDNF, encoded by the coding sequence ATGACTACCATCGCCGACAACCGCCTGGAGATTTGCGCAATCACGGCGTTTACCGACAACTACATCTGGCTTCTGCTCGATCACTCAAACCAGGCCTGTGCGGTTGTAGATCCAGGTGATGCCGGGCCAGTTCAAGCCTGGTTGGCTGAGCATCCCGGCTGGGCGCTCACCGATGTGCTGATCACTCACCATCATAGCGACCATGTGGGCGGTGTCGAGAAACTGAAGTCTGCGTTCGATCTCCGCGTGCATGGCCCTGCAAACGAGCCGATCCCTGCCAGGGATCGGCCACTGAAGGACGGTGATTCAATCCAGGTACTGGGGCGAACCATTCGCGTGATCGGGGTGCCTGGCCATACTTGCGGGCACCTGGCCTATCACCTGGTTGATGAGGATGTGCTGTTTAGCGGGGACACGCTGTTCAGCGCCGGCTGTGGGCGCCTCTTCGAGGGTACGCCGCTGCAGATGCTGACGTCGCTCGAACGCCTTGCCGTGCTCCCAGAGCAGACGCGGGTGTACTGCGCACATGAGTACACCCTCTCCAACCTGCCCTTTGCTTTGGCTGTCGACCCAGGCAATCAGCAAATCGCCGAGCGCTTGGCTGAGGTCAGCGAAATCCGCAATCGCGGGCAGTGCACTTTGCCTACCTACATTAGCGTTGAACGCGCAATTAACCCGTTCCTCCGTGTGCGGGAAGCGAAGATCGTTGAGGTTGTCCAACGCCAAGCGGGCTTGGCCATCACAACCGCCGAAGAATGCTTTGCTGCCATGCGCAAGTGGAAAGACAATTTTTGA